A genomic segment from Candidatus Brocadia sinica JPN1 encodes:
- a CDS encoding cation:proton antiporter, producing MIVNESVLSLGISLIALFLAGFLGAKINQSLVAIFIVVGIILQNFFPVTIITEFIAKLGIIFMLFMFGLEFSVGSLLNNKRKLFNTGMYDLLFNFPVGLVLGWFLGYGLLQSILLAGIIYVTSSVIVAKSIIDLRRSANPETEYILNVLIFEDMFIAVFLAFIIGIVNYGSMDAKGACFVMLKTSAFFLFFIILARTSKKFIEKIIDIEHTELFVILILSIIVLSAGAASRIGLSEAIGAFLAGLLLSETKQRHRISEAIKPFQQFSTAIFFVAFGMSIDYKHLGSLVPMGIIIFIISSFSKIICGYFIGKKYDLNKRAGLRLGFSLVPRGEFSIILAGAITMNSHAYPLKSLTGVYVLLSAILGSIMIKESEWFIKWFLERKKVWEKIPESGTN from the coding sequence ATGATTGTCAATGAAAGCGTATTATCACTAGGCATTTCCCTCATCGCCTTGTTTTTGGCAGGCTTTTTAGGCGCTAAAATTAACCAATCCCTTGTTGCCATTTTTATTGTAGTCGGCATTATCCTTCAAAACTTTTTCCCTGTTACGATTATCACAGAATTTATCGCCAAACTTGGTATTATCTTTATGTTGTTCATGTTCGGCCTTGAATTCTCCGTCGGGAGTTTGCTTAATAACAAAAGGAAATTATTCAATACAGGCATGTATGACCTTTTGTTTAACTTCCCGGTAGGATTGGTTTTAGGCTGGTTTTTAGGATATGGTTTACTGCAATCAATTTTGCTTGCTGGGATTATTTACGTGACCAGTTCAGTAATTGTGGCCAAGTCTATCATTGATTTGAGACGTTCGGCAAATCCGGAAACCGAATATATTCTTAACGTCCTTATTTTCGAGGATATGTTTATTGCCGTGTTTCTTGCGTTTATTATCGGTATTGTTAATTACGGTTCCATGGATGCAAAGGGCGCTTGCTTCGTTATGCTGAAAACCTCAGCATTTTTTCTGTTTTTTATCATACTTGCCAGAACTTCGAAGAAATTCATCGAGAAGATCATTGATATTGAACACACAGAATTATTTGTCATATTGATCCTTTCAATTATCGTACTTTCAGCAGGCGCTGCATCCAGGATAGGACTTTCTGAGGCAATTGGTGCATTTCTTGCCGGACTTTTATTGTCGGAAACAAAACAAAGGCACAGGATTTCAGAAGCAATTAAGCCCTTCCAGCAATTCTCTACGGCAATTTTCTTTGTCGCATTCGGAATGTCGATCGATTATAAGCATTTAGGAAGCCTTGTCCCTATGGGAATAATCATATTTATTATCTCTTCTTTTAGTAAGATTATTTGTGGGTATTTCATTGGGAAAAAATACGACTTGAACAAAAGGGCTGGGTTAAGGCTTGGATTTAGTCTTGTTCCAAGAGGAGAGTTTTCCATTATCCTGGCAGGGGCTATTACTATGAATTCCCATGCTTACCCGCTGAAATCTCTTACTGGTGTCTATGTATTGCTCAGCGCAATTCTTGGCAGCATTATGATAAAAGAATCGGAATGGTTTATAAAGTGGTTTCTTGAAAGAAAAAAGGTATGGGAAAAAATCCCGGAATCAGGAACCAATTAA
- a CDS encoding molybdopterin-dependent oxidoreductase: MKLTRRTFLQVAGATGATFTLTSKAMAFRLLKPAVEVGNPLDVYPDRAWESVYRDQYRYDRTFTYTCSPNDTHACRVRAFVRNEVIMRVEQNYDHQNYSDLYGNKATRNWNPRMCLKGYTFHRRVYGPYRLRYPLIRKGWKQWADDGFPELTPENKTKYMFDARGQDELLKASWDDAWTYAAKGIIHITRKYSGEEGAKKLIGQGYPKEMVDAMKGAGTRTFKGRGGMGLLGVIGKYGMYRFNNTLALVDSHNRGVGPDKALGGRNWSNYTWHGDQAPGHPFVHGLQTSDVDMNDIRFSKLVIQTGKNLIENKMPEAHWLTEVMERGGKLVVITPEYSPSSQKADYWIPIRCNTDTALFLGLTKILMDEKLYDADYVKKFTDFPLLVRADTLKRLQAKDIFPDYKPEDISHGPSYKIHGLHDDQREMIGDFVVWDAKTNGPKPITRDDVGDKLVAKGIDPVLDGTFEVKTVGGKVIEVMPLFEMYKIHLKDYDIDTVVEITNSPRELIERLAHDIATIKPVAIHYGEGINHWFHATLFNRSTYLPLMLTGNVGYKGSGSHTWSGNYKAGNFQGSKWSGPGFYGWVSEDVFNPNLDPYAPATDLKVKGRAYDEEVAYWNHNDRPLIVNTPKYGRKCFTGKTHMPTPTKIMWFTNVNLVNNAKHVYQMLKNVNPNIEQIMSTDIEMTGSIEYADFAFPANSWVEFETHEITSSCSNPFVQIWKGGIRPVNDSKDDVMILAGMAAKLGELLRDLRFRDYWKFALEGRPEVYIQRLLDGSTTLKGYTFEDIVNGKYGEPGVALLLYRTYPRHPFWEQVHESLPFYTPTGRLQAYNDEPEIIEYGENFIVHREGPEATPYLPNVIASTNPYIRPDDYGIPEGAEHWDERTVRNIKKSWGEVKLTKNFLWEKGYKFYCVTPKSRHTVHSQWAVTDWNFIWNNNFGDPYRMDKRMPGVGEHQIHINPQAAKDLGINDGDYVYVDANPADRPYEGWKPNDPFYKVARLMLRCKYNPAYPYGVTMMKHSAWISTERSVKAHESRPDGRALSAGTGYQSSFRYGSQQSITRDWSMPMHQLDSLFHKSKTSMKFVFGYEADNHGINTTPKETLVKITKAEDGGMGGKGLWEPAKTGYTPGNENDFMRRYLNGELIKIEKE, encoded by the coding sequence ATGAAACTGACAAGAAGAACTTTCCTACAGGTGGCAGGCGCAACGGGAGCGACCTTTACCCTTACCAGTAAAGCAATGGCGTTCAGGCTGTTAAAACCTGCTGTTGAGGTGGGAAATCCGTTAGATGTCTATCCTGACCGAGCATGGGAAAGCGTGTACCGGGATCAATACAGGTACGACCGCACATTTACCTATACGTGTTCGCCGAACGATACCCACGCCTGCAGGGTGAGAGCATTTGTAAGGAACGAAGTGATCATGAGGGTCGAGCAAAACTATGATCACCAGAATTATTCAGATCTGTATGGAAACAAGGCCACGAGGAACTGGAATCCCAGGATGTGTCTCAAAGGATATACCTTCCATCGCAGGGTGTACGGGCCTTACCGGTTAAGGTATCCGCTTATCAGAAAAGGTTGGAAACAGTGGGCAGATGACGGGTTTCCGGAATTGACACCGGAAAATAAAACAAAATATATGTTTGATGCCAGGGGACAGGATGAACTTTTAAAGGCGTCCTGGGATGATGCCTGGACATATGCCGCAAAGGGGATTATCCATATTACCAGGAAATACAGCGGTGAAGAAGGTGCAAAAAAATTGATAGGGCAGGGATATCCGAAAGAGATGGTAGATGCCATGAAGGGCGCAGGCACGCGTACCTTCAAGGGTCGTGGCGGAATGGGTCTTTTGGGTGTCATAGGGAAGTACGGGATGTACCGGTTTAACAATACCCTTGCCTTAGTTGACAGTCACAATAGGGGAGTAGGGCCGGATAAGGCATTGGGTGGGAGGAACTGGTCGAACTATACCTGGCATGGAGATCAGGCCCCTGGCCATCCATTTGTTCACGGATTACAGACATCAGATGTTGATATGAATGACATACGGTTTTCAAAGTTGGTCATCCAAACGGGGAAGAATCTCATTGAAAATAAGATGCCAGAGGCCCATTGGCTTACGGAGGTAATGGAAAGAGGTGGGAAACTGGTTGTCATCACACCAGAATACAGCCCATCATCTCAGAAAGCGGATTACTGGATACCGATCAGGTGTAATACCGACACAGCGCTTTTCTTGGGTTTAACTAAAATATTGATGGACGAGAAGCTGTATGATGCAGATTATGTGAAGAAGTTTACCGATTTCCCTTTGCTTGTCAGGGCAGATACCCTGAAAAGATTGCAGGCCAAGGATATCTTCCCGGATTATAAACCGGAAGATATTTCTCATGGTCCAAGTTATAAGATTCACGGGTTGCATGATGATCAAAGAGAAATGATTGGTGATTTTGTTGTATGGGATGCAAAGACGAATGGTCCAAAACCGATTACGAGGGACGATGTTGGTGACAAACTGGTGGCTAAAGGTATCGACCCAGTTCTTGATGGCACATTTGAAGTAAAAACGGTGGGTGGAAAAGTGATTGAAGTCATGCCACTCTTTGAGATGTATAAAATACATCTCAAAGATTATGATATCGACACTGTTGTTGAAATAACCAATTCACCGAGAGAGCTAATTGAAAGGCTGGCGCATGATATTGCGACCATAAAACCGGTGGCAATTCATTACGGTGAAGGTATCAACCACTGGTTCCATGCAACGTTATTTAATAGGTCGACGTATTTGCCTCTTATGTTAACAGGCAATGTAGGCTATAAAGGTTCTGGTTCCCATACCTGGTCTGGTAACTATAAGGCCGGCAATTTTCAAGGCTCCAAGTGGAGTGGCCCCGGCTTCTATGGATGGGTTTCCGAGGATGTGTTTAATCCAAATCTTGACCCATACGCACCTGCAACGGATCTGAAGGTAAAGGGCCGTGCGTATGACGAAGAGGTGGCATACTGGAATCATAATGACAGGCCGCTGATTGTTAACACACCCAAGTATGGCCGCAAATGCTTTACGGGTAAAACACACATGCCGACACCGACAAAGATTATGTGGTTTACCAACGTAAACCTGGTCAACAATGCTAAGCATGTGTATCAAATGCTGAAGAATGTGAATCCCAATATCGAACAAATTATGTCCACGGATATTGAAATGACGGGCTCTATCGAGTATGCAGACTTTGCATTTCCGGCAAACTCCTGGGTGGAGTTTGAAACACATGAGATTACAAGCTCATGTTCTAATCCATTTGTTCAGATATGGAAGGGCGGCATAAGGCCTGTTAATGATTCAAAAGACGATGTGATGATTCTTGCGGGCATGGCAGCGAAGTTGGGAGAATTGCTCAGGGATTTGAGGTTCAGGGATTACTGGAAGTTCGCCTTGGAAGGCAGGCCCGAAGTGTATATCCAGAGATTGCTGGATGGGAGTACGACCTTAAAAGGTTATACTTTTGAGGATATTGTGAATGGAAAATATGGGGAACCGGGCGTTGCCCTGTTGCTCTATAGGACTTACCCAAGGCATCCATTCTGGGAACAGGTACACGAGAGTCTGCCATTCTATACTCCAACGGGAAGGTTACAGGCTTACAATGATGAACCTGAGATCATTGAGTATGGTGAGAATTTCATTGTCCATCGTGAAGGACCTGAGGCTACTCCGTATCTGCCCAACGTTATCGCCAGCACGAATCCTTATATCCGTCCGGATGATTATGGAATCCCTGAGGGCGCAGAACACTGGGATGAAAGGACTGTCAGGAATATCAAGAAGTCATGGGGAGAAGTAAAGCTGACGAAGAATTTCCTGTGGGAAAAAGGCTATAAATTTTATTGCGTGACGCCAAAATCAAGGCATACGGTGCATTCACAATGGGCGGTAACAGACTGGAACTTTATCTGGAATAACAACTTTGGCGATCCCTATAGGATGGATAAGAGAATGCCCGGTGTGGGTGAGCATCAGATCCATATAAATCCACAAGCGGCTAAGGATTTGGGTATCAATGATGGTGATTATGTCTATGTTGATGCAAACCCTGCCGACAGGCCATACGAAGGCTGGAAACCAAATGATCCATTTTATAAGGTGGCCAGGCTCATGTTACGGTGTAAGTATAATCCAGCTTACCCCTATGGAGTAACAATGATGAAACATTCTGCATGGATTTCAACGGAAAGAAGTGTAAAGGCTCATGAGTCAAGACCAGATGGCAGGGCACTATCGGCTGGTACAGGATATCAATCCAGTTTCCGTTATGGTTCCCAGCAGAGTATCACGCGGGACTGGTCAATGCCAATGCATCAGCTGGATAGCTTATTCCACAAATCAAAGACAAGCATGAAGTTCGTTTTTGGGTATGAGGCTGATAACCACGGTATTAATACTACTCCGAAGGAGACGCTGGTAAAGATTACCAAAGCTGAGGATGGTGGTATGGGTGGTAAAGGGTTATGGGAACCTGCAAAGACGGGTTATACACCAGGGAACGAGAACGATTTCATGAGGAGGTACCTGAATGGCGAATTAATAAAAATAGAGAAGGAATAA